The following proteins come from a genomic window of Candidatus Methanoperedens sp.:
- a CDS encoding methanogenesis marker 14 protein gives MENPVKFVISCFFGKKPRIAQSQIIKPSELKGDIKLGEFIPFFIVASIEVGNTTTKCILTATNMKDGRTRVLNKTVKMTRDVRKPKPNERIFGSTLSGVSLTRESIAELVRDTLIEAHEAVNLDITTDLDFAVRSTGVVAGFSSPHEVGEFIKALADGCLLAGIPPKKMVPAMSIDNVPQKFKNNTLIDKIIFTGAVGGVLPPVGSTGVEIVANEMEGELATAGIKEGAKWSGVDFRNPVFSMDFGTTLKGRITNDEIPYARTVANLCGYAGAIPDAVIKGTGLVDKRYGAALDLFKDTKERMIWLSKGSVIRKYADEIHSRIKIEIVPENVNRYGSVPVDPKAAKEIGVILIGCDVGENGSLLPELTGIGSELYTKHGLKTMFATLDLVSAKMVGRIVKLAIEHQLISEKTSIGLTGRASITGCKPYLILKSIEKLGIYKEPGEHVVFVDDGLARGAAVMARCMNSMGVPKNPIGGVRGGACVLKQRIDYYEKSKGRNI, from the coding sequence ATGGAAAATCCGGTTAAATTTGTAATTAGCTGCTTTTTTGGCAAAAAGCCAAGAATCGCCCAGAGCCAGATTATCAAACCGTCCGAACTTAAAGGGGACATAAAATTAGGCGAGTTCATTCCCTTTTTCATAGTTGCATCTATAGAAGTCGGGAATACTACAACTAAATGTATCCTGACAGCTACAAATATGAAAGACGGGCGTACACGGGTTTTGAACAAGACCGTTAAAATGACCCGCGACGTGAGAAAACCCAAACCCAACGAAAGGATTTTTGGCTCGACCCTCAGCGGGGTATCATTGACCAGGGAATCAATTGCAGAACTCGTGAGGGATACTCTTATTGAGGCTCATGAAGCTGTGAATCTTGATATCACGACAGATCTTGATTTCGCTGTGAGATCAACAGGTGTTGTCGCGGGTTTTTCATCACCCCATGAAGTAGGGGAATTTATTAAAGCGCTTGCAGACGGTTGTCTTCTTGCAGGAATACCGCCAAAAAAAATGGTGCCTGCCATGTCTATTGATAATGTCCCGCAAAAATTCAAAAACAATACGCTGATCGATAAGATCATATTTACAGGAGCTGTCGGAGGTGTTCTTCCTCCGGTTGGATCAACCGGGGTTGAGATCGTTGCAAATGAAATGGAAGGAGAACTTGCAACAGCGGGTATCAAAGAAGGCGCCAAATGGTCGGGTGTGGATTTCAGGAACCCTGTTTTTTCAATGGACTTCGGGACAACCCTTAAAGGACGGATTACAAATGATGAGATCCCCTATGCGAGAACTGTTGCCAACCTCTGTGGTTATGCAGGTGCGATCCCCGATGCTGTCATTAAGGGAACAGGTCTTGTGGATAAGAGATACGGCGCTGCCCTTGATCTGTTCAAAGATACTAAAGAACGTATGATATGGCTTTCAAAAGGCAGTGTTATCAGGAAATATGCTGATGAGATACATTCCAGGATCAAAATTGAGATCGTACCTGAAAATGTGAACAGATACGGTAGTGTCCCGGTCGACCCAAAAGCCGCAAAAGAAATCGGCGTGATCCTTATAGGGTGCGATGTCGGGGAAAATGGGAGTCTTTTGCCTGAATTGACAGGTATTGGCTCTGAATTATACACAAAACACGGTTTGAAAACAATGTTTGCAACTCTTGATCTCGTATCTGCAAAGATGGTTGGGCGCATCGTTAAACTGGCAATCGAACATCAGCTTATATCAGAGAAGACCTCTATTGGCCTGACAGGAAGGGCCTCTATAACAGGATGTAAACCTTACCTGATATTGAAAAGCATTGAAAAGCTCGGTATTTATAAGGAACCAGGGGAACATGTGGTGTTCGTGGATGATGGCCTTGCCCGCGGCGCTGCTGTCATGGCACGCTGCATGAACTCCATGGGAGTCCCGAAAAACCCGATCGGGGGTGTAAGAGGCGGGGCATGTGTCCTGAAACAGCGTATTGACTATTATGAAAAATCAAAAGGAAGGAACATATGA
- the pssA gene encoding CDP-diacylglycerol--serine O-phosphatidyltransferase, giving the protein MGQNILKLIKPADIITLVNALLGLFSIIMTLRGEMEIALIMILLAVIADGADGAVARYFGTGVLGANLDSLSDVISFGVAPAVVSYTVLSNLGNFALVFPAFFMVCGTLRLARFNVSGKKDGFEGIPITAGGFIVALFIMVKDIVPYFEYAFLALLVILSLLMVSTVSYPKIKNPLTLAPLVIVLVFNIAAFYLGLTDLVKKGSLLLFILIMVYVLSPIGMKLYDRNK; this is encoded by the coding sequence ATGGGACAAAATATCCTGAAACTCATTAAACCGGCAGATATCATTACTCTTGTAAATGCGTTACTGGGATTGTTCTCAATAATAATGACCCTGCGCGGAGAGATGGAAATCGCGCTCATAATGATACTTCTTGCAGTAATAGCAGATGGCGCTGATGGTGCGGTGGCAAGGTATTTCGGGACCGGTGTTCTTGGCGCGAATCTTGATTCATTATCCGATGTTATCTCGTTCGGGGTTGCGCCAGCGGTTGTTTCATACACTGTTCTTTCAAATCTTGGAAATTTCGCGCTGGTTTTTCCTGCTTTTTTCATGGTTTGCGGCACATTGCGTCTTGCCAGGTTCAACGTTTCAGGTAAAAAGGATGGATTTGAAGGAATTCCCATAACAGCAGGTGGATTCATAGTAGCATTATTTATCATGGTAAAGGATATTGTTCCTTATTTTGAATATGCTTTTTTGGCACTTCTTGTTATTTTATCACTGTTGATGGTAAGCACCGTAAGTTATCCCAAAATAAAAAATCCCCTTACCCTTGCACCCCTGGTAATAGTCCTTGTGTTCAATATTGCCGCATTTTATCTCGGATTAACAGACCTGGTAAAAAAAGGTTCATTGCTCCTGTTTATCCTTATTATGGTTTACGTTTTAAGTCCAATAGGTATGAAATTATATGACAGAAATAAATAA
- a CDS encoding proteasome-activating nucleotidase, giving the protein MNDAIAKSPVAGGTINKDPEDDIAKLQETVQIMKDQIKDMHSRLLEAAVLNNKYIQTIQEYQTQIEQLKKPPLFICSVVEILGDMALLRQHGSNQEIVTKIPDDMISDIEAGARVAVTGNLAIVQVLSKSVDVRARVMELIESPNIDYDMIGGLKRQINEVIETLELPLTNPELFIDVGVEPPHGIMLYGPPGNGKTLVAKAVAHRAKATFIRMSGSELVQKYIGEGARLVRDVFDMAREKAPSIVFIDEIDSVGSRRTYDGTTGSSEVNRTMVQLLSELDGFDARGDVKIVAATNRIDLLDPALLRPGRFDRIIEIPSPDAEGREEILKIHIRNMKLENVDIDELVEMTDGLSGAELKAIVTEAGMFVIRRKGRAVNMQDFKDAYNKLIIKESKEEVAGMFV; this is encoded by the coding sequence ATGAATGATGCAATTGCAAAGTCCCCGGTTGCAGGGGGGACAATTAATAAAGATCCTGAAGACGATATAGCTAAATTGCAAGAAACAGTTCAAATAATGAAGGACCAGATAAAAGACATGCATTCAAGGCTTCTTGAAGCAGCGGTCCTGAACAATAAATACATCCAGACTATCCAGGAATATCAGACACAGATAGAACAATTGAAAAAGCCGCCTCTCTTTATTTGCAGCGTCGTTGAGATCCTTGGGGATATGGCGCTATTAAGACAGCACGGCAGCAACCAGGAAATTGTTACAAAAATCCCTGATGATATGATCTCTGATATTGAAGCTGGCGCCCGTGTTGCTGTCACCGGCAATCTTGCAATCGTCCAGGTATTATCAAAATCAGTAGATGTAAGAGCGCGGGTCATGGAACTGATTGAAAGCCCGAATATCGATTATGATATGATCGGTGGATTGAAAAGACAAATAAATGAAGTCATAGAAACTCTTGAGCTTCCTTTAACAAATCCTGAGCTATTTATTGACGTCGGGGTCGAACCTCCTCACGGAATTATGCTTTACGGCCCGCCGGGGAATGGCAAGACACTTGTTGCAAAAGCCGTGGCTCACAGGGCAAAGGCGACTTTTATCAGGATGAGCGGAAGCGAGCTTGTCCAGAAATATATAGGTGAAGGTGCAAGGCTTGTAAGGGATGTTTTTGATATGGCCAGGGAAAAAGCGCCAAGTATTGTTTTTATCGATGAGATCGACTCGGTGGGAAGCAGAAGGACATACGATGGCACTACGGGTTCATCGGAAGTGAACAGGACGATGGTGCAGTTACTTTCCGAGCTTGATGGATTTGATGCGCGCGGGGACGTTAAAATAGTAGCTGCTACGAACCGTATCGATCTTCTTGATCCCGCTCTTTTAAGACCTGGAAGGTTTGACAGGATTATCGAAATACCCTCGCCTGACGCAGAAGGAAGGGAAGAAATATTAAAGATCCACATCAGGAACATGAAACTTGAAAATGTGGATATTGATGAGCTTGTAGAAATGACGGACGGTTTGAGCGGCGCCGAATTAAAGGCTATCGTCACTGAAGCTGGAATGTTCGTAATAAGACGGAAAGGAAGAGCAGTCAACATGCAGGACTTCAAGGATGCCTACAATAAGCTGATCATCAAGGAATCGAAAGAAGAAGTTGCGGGAATGTTCGTGTAA
- the fliE gene encoding flagellar hook-basal body complex protein FliE, whose translation MKLIAFVGMPASGKSEAAAIAKNFGIPVVNMGDVVREETAQRGLPPTDENIGGTGTSLRREKGMDIIAKRCVPKIRLIKNPVVVVDGTRNINEIEYFKKEFGNDFMLIAIHTPFEMRFERVRKRARSDDMNSAGELKRRDEREKGWGLDKAIEKADITIDNIETIEKFRKQIELLLGKI comes from the coding sequence ATGAAGCTCATTGCATTTGTCGGAATGCCCGCATCGGGAAAATCAGAAGCTGCGGCTATAGCAAAAAATTTTGGAATTCCTGTTGTCAATATGGGGGATGTTGTAAGGGAAGAAACTGCTCAAAGAGGTCTGCCTCCAACTGATGAAAATATCGGGGGCACCGGAACTTCACTTCGGCGGGAAAAGGGAATGGATATAATCGCAAAGCGATGTGTCCCGAAAATACGCCTGATCAAGAATCCTGTTGTCGTAGTTGATGGCACACGAAATATTAATGAAATAGAATATTTTAAAAAAGAATTCGGTAATGATTTTATGCTCATAGCTATCCATACGCCTTTTGAGATGCGGTTTGAAAGGGTAAGAAAGCGCGCCCGGTCTGATGACATGAATAGTGCCGGAGAACTAAAGAGACGGGATGAACGGGAAAAAGGATGGGGACTGGATAAGGCCATAGAAAAAGCCGATATAACTATCGATAACATTGAAACTATTGAGAAATTCCGGAAACAAATCGAACTATTGCTGGGAAAAATATGA
- a CDS encoding DUF1894 domain-containing protein has protein sequence MGCVEEMNYEILLPNSSFKECAGYIKKNFKEIYYVDAGYKIFDNYLVGVPPIPIAVDNEDIIMPYVKPCHGCFVLRIPGKEEIEILRKRK, from the coding sequence ATGGGCTGCGTTGAAGAGATGAATTATGAGATATTGCTCCCAAACAGCTCTTTCAAGGAATGTGCTGGATACATAAAGAAAAATTTCAAAGAGATTTATTATGTAGATGCAGGCTATAAGATATTTGATAATTATCTTGTAGGAGTCCCACCTATACCGATCGCTGTTGATAATGAGGATATTATCATGCCTTATGTGAAACCCTGTCATGGGTGTTTTGTGCTGAGGATACCCGGAAAAGAGGAAATTGAGATATTAAGGAAGAGAAAGTAA
- a CDS encoding phosphatidylserine decarboxylase: MMAKGSFPWILGIFLFTIASLVAFNKFKISGSFGISAILFLLFVIGFILSIFFIIFFRDPERTPPGDEDDIVSPADGKVISIQNRTVCIFMNIHNVHVNRAPLSGTVTHIDYKPGGYIPAFNKDSDVNERNHVVFSTAAGTLELTQIAGVLTRRIVSYISEGTYVLRGERIGMIRFGSRVDVTIPEGYVFTVGLNDKVKAAETIIARKKDKEHKI; encoded by the coding sequence ATGATGGCTAAAGGTTCGTTCCCATGGATTCTGGGAATTTTTCTTTTTACTATCGCGTCCTTGGTTGCTTTTAATAAATTTAAAATATCCGGCTCGTTTGGGATATCAGCGATCTTATTTTTGTTATTTGTTATAGGGTTTATCCTCTCAATTTTTTTCATTATATTCTTTCGCGACCCGGAGAGAACACCGCCCGGAGATGAAGATGATATAGTGTCGCCTGCTGATGGAAAGGTGATATCTATCCAGAACAGGACCGTCTGTATTTTTATGAATATCCATAATGTCCATGTGAACCGTGCACCGCTTTCCGGTACAGTCACCCATATCGATTATAAGCCCGGAGGTTATATCCCGGCATTTAACAAGGATTCCGATGTAAATGAAAGGAACCATGTTGTATTTAGTACGGCAGCAGGGACTCTTGAACTAACACAAATCGCAGGTGTCCTGACGCGGAGGATAGTTTCATACATAAGCGAAGGGACTTATGTGTTGAGGGGGGAGCGTATCGGAATGATACGTTTTGGTTCCAGGGTGGATGTCACGATACCGGAAGGGTATGTTTTTACAGTCGGGCTGAATGATAAGGTAAAAGCTGCCGAGACTATAATTGCTAGGAAAAAAGATAAAGAACATAAGATATAG
- a CDS encoding RNA methyltransferase encodes MLNFRIVLVEPIYSGNVGSVARVMKNFGFSELVLLNPCDLDMQARIMSVHAYDIIENARIEFSIEDALKGSNTIIGMTGLPGKTDNKHFRIPAYSPRQLKEKLSGNNGTISLVFGREDAGLRNEELEICDIIVSIPTSRAYPSMNLSHAVAVVLYELSDIEGGDRFLADHFDIELLYEHIDEVLDDIEYKEYKEDKTKLMLSRILGRAQLTAREVQTLRGILRRIQWKLKTGEYGNGKSG; translated from the coding sequence ATGCTAAACTTTCGGATAGTACTTGTCGAACCCATCTACAGTGGGAATGTAGGCTCTGTTGCGCGCGTCATGAAAAATTTTGGATTTAGTGAACTCGTACTTCTCAATCCATGCGACCTTGATATGCAAGCTCGCATTATGTCGGTTCATGCCTATGATATTATCGAGAATGCCAGGATAGAATTTTCCATAGAAGATGCCCTGAAAGGTTCAAATACCATTATCGGAATGACAGGACTTCCAGGAAAAACAGATAATAAACATTTCAGGATACCTGCATATAGTCCCAGGCAATTGAAGGAAAAACTCTCCGGGAATAACGGAACAATATCGCTTGTTTTTGGCAGGGAAGATGCAGGGCTTCGAAATGAGGAACTCGAAATTTGTGATATCATAGTCAGTATTCCCACAAGCCGCGCTTATCCAAGCATGAATCTTTCTCATGCCGTTGCAGTAGTTCTCTATGAACTCAGCGATATAGAAGGGGGAGATAGATTTTTAGCTGATCATTTTGATATTGAACTCCTGTACGAGCATATTGATGAAGTCCTGGATGATATAGAATATAAAGAATATAAAGAAGATAAGACAAAGCTTATGCTAAGCAGGATATTAGGACGGGCTCAATTAACAGCACGCGAGGTGCAGACCCTTCGCGGGATACTGCGCCGCATCCAGTGGAAATTAAAGACAGGTGAATATGGAAATGGAAAATCCGGTTAA
- a CDS encoding cytochrome C biogenesis protein, which translates to MGFEEYIAAREFLGTIGQPVITYILIISLFQGIFSILYSIKKNSKYYDYLMKCLYISTGLYLTGFLMLAWFHTQIYNNVLIEYPSEMGRMIPVESSRFAIPLWIESEKLYFWAMCASIFALTVTKRKDIMSFLGVILSIFSVVVYFFSNPFKDPLPIVNGEITRWYALLLSSDMRIFEIAGTLYGRVNYYYNSTYMWTHPPMLFIAYASLIITFAACVYMLFRKDRFYDEIAYRYAKIGYILLTTGMLIGYPWAIEAWKDSAWWWDPKISGSIMMWVLYSAYLHSRIYVSKGKMWKTTAYLGIICFASLIFTYLLTYIVPGIHSVVQP; encoded by the coding sequence ATGGGTTTTGAGGAATACATTGCAGCAAGGGAATTCCTGGGAACGATCGGGCAGCCTGTGATCACATATATTCTTATAATATCATTATTCCAGGGGATATTTTCAATTCTTTATTCAATTAAAAAAAATAGCAAATATTATGATTATCTTATGAAATGCCTGTATATTTCAACAGGGCTTTATTTAACCGGATTCTTAATGCTTGCATGGTTCCACACCCAGATTTACAATAATGTTTTGATCGAGTACCCCTCTGAAATGGGCCGGATGATCCCTGTTGAAAGCAGCAGGTTCGCTATCCCTCTCTGGATAGAATCGGAAAAACTGTACTTCTGGGCAATGTGTGCATCAATATTTGCCCTGACCGTTACGAAAAGGAAAGATATAATGTCTTTCCTCGGTGTGATATTATCAATTTTTTCCGTTGTTGTATATTTTTTCTCAAATCCTTTCAAAGACCCTCTTCCGATAGTGAATGGTGAAATAACGCGCTGGTATGCATTGCTCTTATCAAGTGATATGAGGATTTTCGAGATAGCAGGAACACTCTATGGCCGCGTAAACTATTATTATAATTCAACATATATGTGGACACATCCGCCAATGCTGTTTATTGCATACGCATCCCTCATTATCACTTTTGCAGCGTGCGTTTACATGCTCTTTAGAAAAGACAGGTTCTATGATGAAATTGCTTATCGTTATGCAAAGATCGGTTACATTCTTCTGACTACAGGCATGCTTATCGGATACCCCTGGGCTATTGAAGCATGGAAGGACAGCGCATGGTGGTGGGACCCAAAGATCAGCGGTTCGATAATGATGTGGGTGCTTTATAGCGCATACCTGCACTCCCGTATTTATGTCAGCAAAGGCAAAATGTGGAAAACTACTGCATATCTTGGGATTATTTGTTTTGCATCTTTGATATTTACATATCTTCTTACGTATATTGTCCCGGGAATACATTCGGTGGTGCAGCCTTGA
- a CDS encoding type II toxin-antitoxin system RelE/ParE family toxin produces MSFEIFWDPKAVSQLQKLPRQISSRIVKKIKLVGETGVGLEILKEHEYGFKIRIGDYRALCDIYYNPGKVIIRVVEHRKNVYKK; encoded by the coding sequence ATGAGTTTTGAGATCTTTTGGGATCCCAAAGCAGTTTCACAACTTCAAAAACTACCTAGACAGATTTCTTCCAGAATAGTGAAAAAGATAAAATTGGTGGGTGAAACGGGGGTTGGTTTGGAAATTTTGAAAGAACATGAATATGGTTTCAAAATACGTATTGGTGACTATCGTGCATTATGCGATATATACTATAACCCTGGTAAAGTCATTATTAGAGTTGTAGAGCACAGAAAAAATGTATACAAAAAGTAG
- a CDS encoding PIN domain-containing protein, which yields MKKILVDSNIFIFANIKEYPEHPLAKAKLKQLIEDHKLIVNAIVISEVQYKLFRLLDKEESYHRTKKILTSSYVEYEPIGYDTVLNASELSYKSNVKINDAIIAQHAMDLNVESIFTDNVKDFAKILDLKIVPLKS from the coding sequence ATGAAAAAAATATTAGTTGATTCTAATATTTTCATTTTTGCAAATATCAAAGAATATCCTGAACATCCCCTGGCCAAAGCAAAGCTGAAACAATTAATAGAGGATCACAAATTGATCGTCAATGCTATTGTTATTTCTGAAGTTCAGTATAAGCTCTTTCGTCTTCTGGATAAGGAAGAGTCTTATCATAGAACAAAAAAGATACTGACATCCAGTTATGTTGAATATGAACCAATAGGTTATGACACTGTTTTGAATGCTTCTGAACTAAGTTACAAATCCAATGTCAAGATCAATGATGCAATAATCGCCCAACATGCAATGGATCTAAATGTTGAAAGTATATTCACGGATAATGTGAAAGACTTCGCAAAAATACTGGATTTGAAAATTGTTCCTTTGAAGTCTTAA
- a CDS encoding TIGR00266 family protein yields the protein MQHEIMYKPAYTLLEVKLEAGERIEAESGAMVYMSPGIEIATKAKGGVFGALTRGLLGGESFFTNSFTAKSKGIVGLAPPYQGDIAHHRLNGETLFVQNGSYIASSPELSLDTKWGGAKSFFSREGLFLLKMAGTGDAFISSFGAIHEVKLTGEPFTIDTGHMVAFTEGLDYTVKRIGGLKSTIFSGEGLVAEFRGTGTLYLQTRSMNSFLDWLMPFLPKGG from the coding sequence ATGCAGCATGAAATAATGTATAAGCCGGCTTATACTTTGCTTGAGGTAAAGCTGGAAGCCGGGGAACGTATCGAAGCTGAATCCGGCGCTATGGTATATATGTCGCCGGGGATCGAGATCGCAACTAAAGCAAAAGGCGGCGTGTTTGGCGCGCTTACCAGGGGTTTACTTGGAGGTGAGTCTTTCTTTACAAACAGTTTCACTGCAAAGTCAAAAGGCATCGTGGGACTTGCGCCACCATACCAGGGCGACATCGCCCATCACAGGTTGAATGGCGAGACGCTTTTTGTCCAGAATGGCAGTTACATTGCCTCATCTCCTGAACTGAGCCTCGATACCAAATGGGGTGGAGCAAAATCATTTTTCTCGCGTGAGGGTTTATTTCTCCTGAAGATGGCTGGAACTGGCGACGCCTTCATTTCCAGTTTCGGCGCAATACACGAAGTCAAACTGACCGGGGAACCTTTCACTATAGATACCGGCCATATGGTAGCTTTCACTGAAGGGCTGGATTATACAGTAAAAAGAATTGGCGGTCTCAAATCAACAATATTCAGCGGCGAAGGGCTTGTGGCTGAGTTTCGGGGAACAGGAACTCTTTATCTGCAAACAAGGAGCATGAACTCATTTCTTGACTGGCTGATGCCGTTTTTGCCAAAGGGCGGGTAA
- a CDS encoding DUF1890 domain-containing protein — protein MKALFMMGCPELPVQTAAALYIANKLNKEGFEVTSAGNKAAISLLLNSDPEKHYIKKVMDLDRCIGALAEKTFDFDLCFVFIHSDSGISYLATIKSISKAKTIAVIFGKEIEPLIEAGGDSIIIAAKAVHNPTPLRAQIDGVKSWAALKR, from the coding sequence ATGAAAGCACTTTTTATGATGGGATGCCCTGAACTGCCGGTTCAGACAGCAGCGGCATTGTATATAGCAAATAAATTGAATAAGGAAGGATTTGAAGTCACATCAGCCGGGAATAAAGCTGCTATAAGCCTACTCCTTAATTCAGATCCTGAAAAACATTATATTAAAAAAGTAATGGACCTTGACAGGTGCATCGGCGCTCTTGCTGAAAAGACATTTGATTTTGACCTTTGCTTTGTTTTTATACACAGCGACAGCGGGATTTCATATCTTGCGACAATTAAATCAATTTCGAAAGCAAAGACAATAGCCGTGATTTTTGGTAAAGAGATTGAACCTCTCATTGAGGCAGGCGGGGATTCTATCATCATTGCTGCAAAGGCTGTTCATAATCCTACGCCGCTTCGGGCACAGATAGACGGGGTGAAGTCATGGGCTGCGTTGAAGAGATGA
- a CDS encoding erythromycin esterase family protein, which produces MKKSLFVQRSSEPVYTTLDEWILRESIPFSVDSSETFNASVDRVIASLDDSVELLGFGEALHGGKDILILRNRLFQRLVEAHGYTAIAIESSFPRARLVNEYVSGRGPASYEAVQETGFSHGFGRLDANRELVEWMRAFNADPTHPVKLRFYGFDSPTEMTGTDSPHQVLHFVLDYLASIDSISGQEYRERIYPLLGLDSDWENPAAMMDPTQSVGLSPAATALRIETEELISELRVRGPELVAKSDKDRYLEALQFASEARQLLNYHAELARKSNKRVIRLLGIRDALMADNMEYIVSSENGRGKVFAFAHNSHLQCGKTQWQLGANLLTWWPVGSHLNEVFGSHYAVIGSAVGVSDANGIGRPEASTLEMRLTAAPGPVRFIPTHRGHGLPTPEIAALPKRSGSTKNSTYFALTPQSLTDFDWLAVLDSTAYNCGGPPLQQWDSNYTLTKTASANQGKITPDI; this is translated from the coding sequence ATGAAAAAAAGTTTATTTGTTCAGAGGAGTTCAGAACCGGTGTATACCACCCTCGATGAATGGATTCTACGCGAATCGATTCCATTCTCCGTCGATTCGTCCGAAACATTCAACGCCTCCGTTGACAGGGTTATTGCTTCGCTTGATGATTCGGTGGAATTGCTTGGCTTTGGGGAGGCACTCCACGGCGGCAAGGACATTCTAATACTGCGCAACCGGCTCTTCCAGCGCCTTGTGGAGGCGCATGGTTACACCGCCATCGCCATCGAGAGCAGTTTCCCACGGGCGCGCCTGGTGAATGAGTACGTGTCCGGCCGTGGCCCGGCATCGTATGAGGCTGTGCAGGAAACCGGATTTAGCCACGGCTTCGGAAGGCTCGACGCAAACCGGGAACTTGTGGAGTGGATGAGGGCGTTCAATGCCGATCCAACACATCCTGTCAAACTCCGGTTCTACGGCTTCGACAGTCCGACCGAAATGACTGGTACTGATAGTCCACACCAGGTCCTGCATTTTGTTCTCGATTATCTCGCCTCAATTGATAGTATCAGCGGCCAGGAGTATCGTGAACGTATCTACCCGCTTCTTGGCCTGGATTCTGATTGGGAGAACCCGGCTGCAATGATGGACCCTACACAGTCGGTAGGCCTGTCACCAGCGGCGACTGCGCTGCGGATTGAGACAGAGGAACTTATTTCAGAACTGCGCGTACGCGGCCCGGAATTGGTGGCAAAGAGCGACAAAGACCGCTATTTGGAAGCCTTGCAGTTTGCCTCGGAAGCACGGCAGTTATTAAATTATCATGCTGAGCTGGCACGAAAGTCCAACAAACGGGTTATCAGACTTCTTGGCATTCGTGATGCGTTGATGGCGGATAATATGGAGTACATCGTGTCCAGTGAGAATGGCCGGGGAAAAGTGTTCGCCTTTGCCCACAACAGCCATCTACAGTGTGGGAAGACACAATGGCAATTAGGCGCTAACCTGCTGACATGGTGGCCGGTCGGATCGCACCTTAACGAGGTGTTCGGCTCGCACTATGCTGTCATCGGTTCGGCGGTAGGGGTTTCTGATGCCAATGGTATAGGCCGACCCGAAGCAAGCACTCTTGAGATGCGACTGACTGCTGCGCCAGGGCCGGTGCGGTTCATTCCGACTCACAGAGGCCACGGATTACCGACCCCGGAAATTGCAGCTCTTCCGAAGCGCTCTGGCAGTACGAAGAACTCAACCTACTTTGCACTAACTCCTCAAAGCCTCACTGATTTCGACTGGCTGGCAGTCCTTGATTCAACTGCATACAATTGCGGTGGACCGCCGCTGCAGCAATGGGATTCTAACTACACTCTTACAAAAACGGCATCAGCCAATCAAGGAAAAATAACTCCTGATATATGA